The Pseudanabaena sp. ABRG5-3 genome includes the window CATTAACTATCTGCTTAGTCACCTCAATCCCGTCTATTTCAGGCATTTGTACATCCATCAAAATCACATCATAGGTATGTTTGCGTAAGGTTTCCAAAACTTCGATTCCATTAACAGCAATATCAATTTCTTCGTAACCTAATCTATTTAAAATTTTACAAGCAACTTTTTGGTTAACGATGTTATCCTCAGCAATCAGAATCTTCAAAGGAAATTTCTGTGCTAAGTTTTGCTCAAAATATGATGGTTGACTAACTTCCAGTACATCATTTTGAGGTGTAGTCAATATAAGTTTAGGGACTTGCAGACTGACGGTAAACAGAAAAACACTGCCAATTCCTCTTCGACTATTGACAGTTATTTTACCTCCCATCATGTCGGCAATTCTTTGACTAATTGATAATCCTAAACCAGTACCTTGATTTTTAAAGTTACTTTCACCTGCTTGTTCAAATGGCAAAAATATAGATTCCAACTTACTACTATCAATGCCGATCCCTGAATCTTCAATCTCAAATTTAAGTGACACTAATTTGTTTAATGAATTATCAGATGATAGCATTTCAAGTTGAGAAGACTTTAGAGAAGCAACTCGAAATATCACATGACCTTTATTCGTAAACTTAACGGCATTACCAAGTAAATTTAGCAGAATTTGCTTGAGCCTTTTACTGTCTGCATAAACTAATTCAGGTAGATCAGGTGCAAACTGATAAATGAAATCAATCTTCTTTTGGTTAGCTTGAACTTGAATGATTTCTACTAAATTTTTGACAAATGACAACAGGTGTAATTCTTGGAGATGAAGCTCCATTTTGCCAGATTCTATCTTAGAAATATCAAGTATGTCATCAATTAGAGTTAGTAAATGTGTGCCAGATTGATAAATCGTCTGAATATCTAATTTCTCTTGATTATCAATATTTTGAGATTCTTGTAAGAGTTGGACTAAGCCTAAAATTGCATTAAGAGGAGTCCTTAACTCATGACTCATATTAGATAGGAATTCAGTTTTAGTACGATTCGCTAATTCCGCAATTTGTTTTGCCTCTGTTAGGGCTAGATTTTGTTGCTCCAAAATGAATGCAGTATCATTTAGAATCGATTTGCTTTTTTCGAGTTGAATTGATTTATTAGTTAATCTTAGCTTTGACTGTTGTAAATTTGTGATTGCCTGTTGTTTCTCTGAAAGTATGGCAATTAGGCTGAGAGTAGTTACAACAATAACAATAATAAAAGACTGCAATAAAACTAATGCCGAACTATTATTTTTAGCTGCAAATGTTCCAAATCCCTGAACAGTTCCTGAAATTGCAATCGTTGAAATAATAACAATTAAACTTGTTGCCCCTAGTTGCCCAAACCTTAGGACTGTCCATACAAGACAAGGAATTAACATATATTCCAAGTCATATCCTTTATAAAAGGATATAAACCCTAGACAAATCACAATGACAACTAAAATAATTGCTTCTATTATTTGCCATTGATGAATTTTGGGTGGTTTTGGTTTTGCAATATTAAATAAAATTTTGCTGTCTTTAGGAATCTTGAAATTCTTTAAATAAAATTCATAAAAGCTTAAAATTACGGGCGTAAATATACATATACCCGCAACATTAGAAATCCACCAAGTTAACCAAGTAATACCAAAATTTGACCAAGTAACTTTGCTGCCTAGGCATAAACAAACTACGCCGACAGTAGCATTAATCATTGGTGCAAAAACGCAGGTCAAAAGGAGAAATTTATAAACATCATTCAATCTTCTAAATGGATGTTTTCCTTTAACTGTTTTGCGTAATAGATAGCCACCAACCCCAGTGCCAATACTTGTACCGATCGCAATTCCTAATACTTGAAGGATGGAAGCAGTCACCGTAGACCAGCTCTGAGCATCCCAAAATGCCCAAATATTGGCAAGAAACGAACCAATTAAAACCCCTGGTAAAACCTGATACCCCAAAATTATTACTGCCGCAGATGCAAATCCATCAGGTGGCCACACAGGTGTAACAGATTGGGGTGTAGCTGCCACATGCCGTGAAATTTCAGATGTGCCGTAATAAACTAGCGCCAATATTACAATTGCTACAATTCTTGGGAATGTCTTTAAACGTTTCTGTGAAAGAACCAACATTTTCCCATACCTATGTAGTAGAGATTGTAAGTTGAAATCGTACAATGGCTAGTTTTTTAGCTACTTTTTATGTACATAGTGAGTATACATAAAAAAATAAGTTGCTTTAGATTTCCTTAAAAGTATCTTTCAAAACGGTGCGAGCGGCTAACTGACTTCTTGTAGACGACAATATTTCTGCCTCACGACGCAGTCTAGCGGCTGTATCAAGAGTCTCCAATAATGATTGCTGCTCTAGGCTAGCACCTTGAAAATTGCTCGCTACCCAGTAAGACAATTCAATCGGGCTGCGTGGAATTTTGGGTAACTCAATTTCTTGGTCGGTTAACTTTTGGGAAAGACGGATCACATCATTGAGCAGTTCTCGAACTTCTGTAGCTAATAAATATGGCGCGTCACTGCTCGGCTCATCTTGAATCCACTCCACTAATCCAACTCGGTAGGGGGTTTCACGCACATACTCTAGTACCCGAAAACGTTGTTGTCCCATAGTCAGAAGCTTAAAGCGATCGTCTGGTAGACGGTGATACTGCACGATTTGGGCAACGCATCCGATATTTGCGGGTTTACCTGTCTCCGAGTCCCACATTAGTACACCAAACATGCGATCGCTCTCCAAGACAGTATTAATCATCATGCGATAGCGATACTCAAAAATATGAAGCGGCAGAGACTGTCCCGGAAATAACACCAACTCAGGTAAGGGGAACAGAGGTAATTCTCTAACTGAAACTGATGATGAAGTCATGTTGCTGAGCTTGACACTAAGACGTTTTTCCTAGTTTAGCCTGTTAAAGCCAGAAATGAGAGTGGCGACTTTACTTGTCCATTATTCCCAGATTGCCGTCTGGTTGCGTCCTTGTTGTTTTGCGTTATAGAGAGCTTGATCTGCCTGATTAATTAGAGATTTCTGTGATTTGTCTAAACTAGGAACCAAGGTGGCTACCCCTAAACTAATCGTGACTATATTACTCACCTCAGAAGCTTGGTGGGGAATACCTAAGTCTTGAATAGTACTATGCAGCTTCTCAGCCACAGCGATCGCACCTTGTGCATCTGTATTCGGCAAAATAATCACAAACTCTTCGCCACCATAACGAGCCACTAGATCGGCTGAACGACATACTACCTGTTGTGTAGCTTGAGCTAGTTTCACCAAACACTCATCACCAATTTGATGTCCATAGGAATCGTTATAGCGTTTGAAATAATCAACATCAAACAAGAGCAAGGAGATTGGTTGCATTTCTCGACATAACCTAAACCATTCCTGTTCTAAGCGATCATCAAAACAGCGACGATTAGCAATTTTGGTTAATCCATCAATATTTACTAGCTTTTCTAGCTTCTGAGTTGCACAGTGTAACTCTTCATAGAGATTTCGCAATTCTTTTTCTGTTTGTTTCTGTGCAAGGATTGCTGTCTCAGCAATCTTCTTTGACTTTAAAATCTCATCTTCGTAATGAATACGCTGACCAATCGGGATCAGAATGCAATTATTGACTAGAGTTTCTGAGTAATATTGACGCGCTGCATTAATCAGCATAGGAATATCTATTCCCTCTTTAGTTCTTAGAGAGAAATAAATTTCTTCAGCTTTATTATGAAGTTTTAAAAGAGGCAAAAAATGAGTTTGATAAAAAATTTTGCTACCAATTGGCAAGATTAATTCTATTTTTTTTCCTACGATTTCATCTATTGAGTATCCCAGTATTTCTAATAGTGTGGCATTGACTATTAAAATCTTGCCATTGTCATTGAATGAGAGGAATCCACAGGGTGCTGTATCTAATATAGAGTCTATCTGATAATCCACAGAAATAAGCTTATTTAGTAAAAAAAATAAAAAATATTGATGACATAATCACCTTTATTTGATCTATTTTATCGTAGATAAAATGATAATTAACCTAAGTTCAGATAAAGCCGCAGATGGTAAAAATACTCCATCTGTAAAGAAGATTGCTTAGGTTAATAACCATAAGCAAAACTCCCACAAATAACACCTCATTCATTGACGCATATGCATCTTGAGACAAAAGACGGCTTTCTTCGCAATTACAGTCCGTTGAGGGATTAAGTAGTACAGTAACAACACTTAGTAAACCAATTTTTGAAGAAATCTTTTTCTAACAAGTAAGGGAAAACGTTGATTAAATGCTGAAGTAGTTTTTGAGACTGAGGTCTAAGCAATCTAATAAAATATTTGAGAACCGACCACATCATCTCAATTGGATTAAAATCAGGAGAATAGGTGGGTAAGTACAAAATCTTAGCGCCTGTCTCTGTAATTGCTTTTGCGACCCCCTCAACTTTATGGCAGTTGAGGTTATCCATGATTATCCTATGTTCAGGACGTAATTTAGGTACTAGGTCATCTTGGATAAAGGTGAGAAAATCTTCCCCTTTCATTGAACCCTGAATCTTTTTCAGGCAAACAATACCATCGACCGAAATAGCCCCAATGACTGTGTATTTCTGACCTTTGTAAAAGGGACGATGACTGAATACTCTCTTGCCACACTCACTTCTTGCCACAGAGCGTTCCATTCCCTGCCATACTCCCGTTTCATCAATACAAATAAGATCTTCAGCTTTTACCCCCTGCAATGCTTCCCAAAATTCACATCTTTGCTGTTGTACTGCCTCACTTTTTACCTTTTCATGGCGATAGGTCTTTTTTTTAGCGTGATGTTATGCCTCTGGAAAAATCGGCACATACTGCCCGTGGTCACTGATACTCCTGTTTGTTCTGCTACTTCCTCACAGTACTGCCATAGTGTCCAATCTGGATGCTCTGTCGCAATTTTGAGGATTTTCTCTCGATGGGCTTCGAGCGGACTTTTGATTTGACTCCCTAATGGTTTGTGGTTTAGTTCTCCTGTCTCTCGGTATTGATTCAGCAGTGTTTGCACTGTTTTTGTCGCGACTTGAAATTGCTTAGCTACTTCACGAATCGATGTATTTCCTGCTTCGTAGGTTGCTACGATCTTTTGCCTAAGATCTAGTGAGTAAGGTGCCATTTTTTACTCTCTTTTTTGTTCTGCTATCCTATCTTATCTTGTACTACTCTTTCCCTCAATAGGCTGTATTGATTAAATGGGGATATTAAGATTCTTCCTTGGTGATTGGCACTTTATTTTGCCGATCATCCCATAGAAAATTCAGCATCACTAATCTTGCGACTTTTTGAGCATTGTCTTTGGTGAGATTGTTTATGATAGTTAAGTTGGAAAGGAGATCGCTTTCAATAGACTTTTAGGATTAGTACAGGTAGCGCTTTGCACTACCTGTACTAAGGATCGCTGTCAAAACTTGCTTTAAGTCTGGAGTAAAAATCGTGAAGCAAAAGCTACAAACAATTAGTGGAGAGCTAAAAACTCAATTTAAGATTTTAGGAAGTTGCGTCATAGTCTTTTGGGCTGTAGTTATTGTTAATGAATTATTGTTTAGTGGCAGGCTTAATGCTTTCGGGATTCTGCCTCATCACTTGATAGGTTTGCGCGGTATTCTGTTTGCTCCCTTTTTGCATGGAGGCTTTTATCATGTTGCCGCTAATACACTGCCCTTTATTGTTTTAGGGTGGTTTGTGATGTTGCGAAACATCAATGATTTTTATTTTGTATCTTTTATGGCAGCGTTAATCGGTGGTCTAGGAACATGGCTAGTTGGTAGACCTGATTCTGTGCATATTGGTGCGAGTGGCGTAATTTTTGGATATTTGGGATATTTGCTATTTCGGGGTTATTTTGAGCGAAGTTTTGTGGCGATCGCAATTTCGCTGATAATTTGTATTACCTATGGTGGCTTAGTTTGGGGAGTGTTACCAACGCGATCCTATATTTCTTGGGAAGGACATTTATTTGGATTTATTGGTGGAATTGTCGCTGCAAAATTGTTAGCAGATAAAAAATAAAAAAGAAGCGGTGCAAAGCACCGCTTCTTTTTTATTTTAAGAAACAATATTTTTAAGAAACACTTTTAATCGCTTCTAGTAAACTGCGAGTACAGGCTCCTTTATCGCAAAAAGCATCAATATTTGCCCCATTCGAGATCGCCTGTGCTTTGCCGCCATCGGCTGCGGAATAAGCCACAATCTTGACATGAGGATATTTATTTTTGATTTCACTGGATGCTGTCCAGCCATCCATCACGGGCATATGTAAGTCCATGACCACAACATCAGGCTCAAGCTTTTGGACTTTAGCGATCGCTTCTTTACCATTAATGGCTACTTCTACAGATCCTATGCAGGCTTGTAAAGAAAGTGCTAGTTGTAAAGTACATCGGGTGAGTTCGTGGTCATCCACCACCAAAACGCGCAAAGTTTTTGTAGAAGATGTCATGGTAGGTACGGTAAGAAGGTCTTGACAATAACTCTGTTATGTAACCTAAGATACCTCTTTTTTGTTGTGAAAGCTTCTATCGCAGGGACTAATAAAAAAGACAAGTCATGCAAAGCATGACTTGTCTTTTTTATTAGCTACGCCATTTTACTTTCGGCAAAATTTGCTTTTCATCAACGCGATCGCGATATCTGACCGCAAAATTGAGCAGCGAATCGAGCAAAGCCTCGGATAGAAAATGAGGCTGAAGTCCGAGATCGAGGAGATTAGTATTTTTAGCATTGAAATAATGCTCTTCTAACTCAACACGAGGATTTTCGATATTTTGAACTTCAACTTTAATGCCAAGGGTTTGACCTGCTTTTTGTACCATCAACGCCAGATCGCGGATTGAGAACAGCTCGGTAAATTGGTTAAACACACGCATCTTGCCCGCTTCCGCAGGATTAGCGATCGCTAGTTCAATACAACGCACAGTATCACGAATATCAAGAAAACCTCGCGTCTGCCCACCCTTACCATAGACCGTCAAAGGATGCCCGATCGCTGCTTGAATGCAAAAACGATTTAATGCTGTACCAAAAACACCGTCATAATCAAGGCGATTAATCAGCAACTCATCCGTACCAGTCTCTTCAGTTAATACGCCGTAAACAACGCCTTGGTTTAGGTCAGTTGCCCGTAAGCCCCAAGCCCGACAGGCAAACTGAATATTGTGGCTATCGTGTACCTTGCTGAGATGATAAAAACTACCAGGTTGCTTGGGATAAGGGAGAGTATCTTTGCGACCATTATGCTCAATGGTGATGTAGCCTTCTTCGATATCAATATTAGGCGTACCATATTCGCCCATCGTACCTAGTTTCACCAAATGGCATTCAGGATTATGCTCTTTGATTGCATATAGCAAATTTAAAGTTCCCACCACATTATTGACTTGCGTGAGTACGGCATGTTCGCGATCAATCATTGAGAAGGGAGCTGAGCGCTGTTCGCCAAAATGCACGACTGCATCAGGCTCAAAACTACGGAATGCCTTCTGTAAAAATTCGTAGTTAGTAATGTCGCCGATAAATAGATCGATATCTTGACCTGAGACAGATTTCCACTTATGGATACGCTCTTGAATAGAGGTGATCGGTGTCAGCGTCGCCACACCTAACTCATTGTCCCAATGTCGGCGAATTAAATTATCTAAAACACCAACCTCATAGCCTTT containing:
- a CDS encoding MASE1 domain-containing protein; the encoded protein is MLVLSQKRLKTFPRIVAIVILALVYYGTSEISRHVAATPQSVTPVWPPDGFASAAVIILGYQVLPGVLIGSFLANIWAFWDAQSWSTVTASILQVLGIAIGTSIGTGVGGYLLRKTVKGKHPFRRLNDVYKFLLLTCVFAPMINATVGVVCLCLGSKVTWSNFGITWLTWWISNVAGICIFTPVILSFYEFYLKNFKIPKDSKILFNIAKPKPPKIHQWQIIEAIILVVIVICLGFISFYKGYDLEYMLIPCLVWTVLRFGQLGATSLIVIISTIAISGTVQGFGTFAAKNNSSALVLLQSFIIVIVVTTLSLIAILSEKQQAITNLQQSKLRLTNKSIQLEKSKSILNDTAFILEQQNLALTEAKQIAELANRTKTEFLSNMSHELRTPLNAILGLVQLLQESQNIDNQEKLDIQTIYQSGTHLLTLIDDILDISKIESGKMELHLQELHLLSFVKNLVEIIQVQANQKKIDFIYQFAPDLPELVYADSKRLKQILLNLLGNAVKFTNKGHVIFRVASLKSSQLEMLSSDNSLNKLVSLKFEIEDSGIGIDSSKLESIFLPFEQAGESNFKNQGTGLGLSISQRIADMMGGKITVNSRRGIGSVFLFTVSLQVPKLILTTPQNDVLEVSQPSYFEQNLAQKFPLKILIAEDNIVNQKVACKILNRLGYEEIDIAVNGIEVLETLRKHTYDVILMDVQMPEIDGIEVTKQIVNDLGLENKPYIIAVTANAMDADRELCLAAGMNDYVSKPVNVNLLVEALLRSQHSAHKA
- a CDS encoding LON peptidase substrate-binding domain-containing protein, which encodes MTSSSVSVRELPLFPLPELVLFPGQSLPLHIFEYRYRMMINTVLESDRMFGVLMWDSETGKPANIGCVAQIVQYHRLPDDRFKLLTMGQQRFRVLEYVRETPYRVGLVEWIQDEPSSDAPYLLATEVRELLNDVIRLSQKLTDQEIELPKIPRSPIELSYWVASNFQGASLEQQSLLETLDTAARLRREAEILSSTRSQLAARTVLKDTFKEI
- a CDS encoding diguanylate cyclase domain-containing protein: MDYQIDSILDTAPCGFLSFNDNGKILIVNATLLEILGYSIDEIVGKKIELILPIGSKIFYQTHFLPLLKLHNKAEEIYFSLRTKEGIDIPMLINAARQYYSETLVNNCILIPIGQRIHYEDEILKSKKIAETAILAQKQTEKELRNLYEELHCATQKLEKLVNIDGLTKIANRRCFDDRLEQEWFRLCREMQPISLLLFDVDYFKRYNDSYGHQIGDECLVKLAQATQQVVCRSADLVARYGGEEFVIILPNTDAQGAIAVAEKLHSTIQDLGIPHQASEVSNIVTISLGVATLVPSLDKSQKSLINQADQALYNAKQQGRNQTAIWE
- a CDS encoding IS630 transposase-related protein; the protein is MAPYSLDLRQKIVATYEAGNTSIREVAKQFQVATKTVQTLLNQYRETGELNHKPLGSQIKSPLEAHREKILKIATEHPDWTLWQYCEEVAEQTGVSVTTGSMCRFFQRHNITLKKRPIAMKR
- a CDS encoding rhomboid family intramembrane serine protease, with amino-acid sequence MKQKLQTISGELKTQFKILGSCVIVFWAVVIVNELLFSGRLNAFGILPHHLIGLRGILFAPFLHGGFYHVAANTLPFIVLGWFVMLRNINDFYFVSFMAALIGGLGTWLVGRPDSVHIGASGVIFGYLGYLLFRGYFERSFVAIAISLIICITYGGLVWGVLPTRSYISWEGHLFGFIGGIVAAKLLADKK
- a CDS encoding response regulator transcription factor produces the protein MTSSTKTLRVLVVDDHELTRCTLQLALSLQACIGSVEVAINGKEAIAKVQKLEPDVVVMDLHMPVMDGWTASSEIKNKYPHVKIVAYSAADGGKAQAISNGANIDAFCDKGACTRSLLEAIKSVS
- a CDS encoding UDP-sulfoquinovose synthase, with product MKVLVIGGDGYCGWATALHLANKGYEVGVLDNLIRRHWDNELGVATLTPITSIQERIHKWKSVSGQDIDLFIGDITNYEFLQKAFRSFEPDAVVHFGEQRSAPFSMIDREHAVLTQVNNVVGTLNLLYAIKEHNPECHLVKLGTMGEYGTPNIDIEEGYITIEHNGRKDTLPYPKQPGSFYHLSKVHDSHNIQFACRAWGLRATDLNQGVVYGVLTEETGTDELLINRLDYDGVFGTALNRFCIQAAIGHPLTVYGKGGQTRGFLDIRDTVRCIELAIANPAEAGKMRVFNQFTELFSIRDLALMVQKAGQTLGIKVEVQNIENPRVELEEHYFNAKNTNLLDLGLQPHFLSEALLDSLLNFAVRYRDRVDEKQILPKVKWRS